The Sphingomonas crocodyli genome contains the following window.
ACGCAGGGCGGGAGACGCGGCATCGAGCATGCGGGCGGCCAGCGCCTTCGCATCGGCCTCGGCCGCATCGGCGCGGAGCATCGCATCGTCGGCGACATGTTCGGCACCATCCTCGGTCAGGATTTCGGCGCGCAGGTGGATGCCGTCGCCGCTTTCGATCGCGAGGGCCGCGATCGGCGAACGGCAATCGCCGCCCAGCGCCGCGAGCAAAGCGCGCTCGACCGCGACGCATGCGTGGGTCGGCGCATGATCGATGGCGGCGAGCAGCGTGCGCATCTCCGTATTTGCGGCCAGCGTCTCGATGCCCACTGCGCCCTGTGCCGGGGCGGGCAGCATCTCCTCGACGCGCACCACATGGCCGACACCGTCGCGACCGAGCCGGTCGAGCCCGGCGGCGGCGAGCAGGGTCGCGTCGGCCTCGCCTTCGCTCAGCTTCCTCAGCCGTGTGTCGACATTGCCGCGGAACAGTACGATCGAAGCGTCGGGCCGCGCGCGCAGGATCTGGGCGGAACGGCGGGGGGAGGATGTGCCGACACGCGCGCCTTCGGGCAGGTCTGCGATCGATTCGACGCCGATCAGCTTGTCGCGCACATCTGCGCGCTCGAGCATCGCGGCGATCACGATCTCGGCCGGGCGGATCGTTTCGACATCCTTCATCGAATGGACCGCAAAATCGATCTCGCCTTCGGTCAGCGCGCGATCAAGCTCCTTGGTCCACAGCGCCTTGCCGCCGACTTCGGCCAGCTTGCGATCCTGAATGCGATCGCCGCTCGTCTTGATCTCGACGATCTCGATCGCGCCTTCGCCCCAGCCATGCGCGTCACGAAGTGCTGCGATCACCATCCGCGCCTGGGTAAGCGCGAGCGGCGATCCGCGGGTGCCGAGACGAAGCGGACGATCGGAGCGGGGAGGCGTGGTCATCGCCCGGCTCATAGACGTGCGGTTTATCCCTCACCACCCCCGTCATGCTGAACTTGTTTCAGCATCCACTGGGAGGCGGGAGGGGGCTGGAAGTACTCGCGGGGAGCATGCCACCACCACTCTTGGCCAGTCAGCATTTCGTGGTGGATGCTGAAACAAGTTCAGCATGACAGTTGAGATTTAAACGGCTTCCAGCACCGCGCCGGCCTTGCGCCAGCTGCGCCGCAGGGTCATCGCGATCATGCCGAAGCCGCAGATCAGCATCGCCCAGGTCGCGGGCTCGGGCACCGGGGCGACGTTGATAGTGCCCGAATAGCTCGAATTCGTGCCGCTGGTGCCGCTGATCTGGAACAGATTGGTCGTGCCCTGCGCGACGGCGTTGTTGATGAAGCGGAACTCGTTCTGCCCGGTCGTGCCGATGTCGAACGATTGGCCGTTCAGCGTCACCGACGTGAAATCGATGTCCTGCGCATCCTGCAGCCCGTCCTGATAGGTAGAGCTGATCGTGGCGGAGATCATCCAGCCGACGGGCAACGCGCCCAGATCGATCGTGTCGGTGAAGGTTGGATTGTCGGCCAGATCGTTGCCGAACACTCCGGTCGTGCCGTTGAAAGTCAGGAAAACCGCCGCCTTGGCGGGCATCGGTGCGGCCATCAACAAGGCCGAAAAGATCGCGAACAATCGACGCAAAGCCACTTGCCCCATAAAGCCCCCCATTTCTGGTCGGATTGCAGGTCGTAAATATCCAAATAACGTTTGCGCACTTTTGTTCCGAAAACGGATCAATTTCGCCATTTTCGACATTCTCGGCCCGAGCGGTTAGAGGCGCGCGCATGGCCATCATCCTCGGCATCGAATCGAGCTGCGACGAAACCGCCGCCGCGCTGGTCGGCAGCGACCGCCGCATATTGGCGCACCGGCTGGCGGGGCAGGAGGCGGCGCACCGGCCGTTTGGCGGCGTGGTGCCCGAACTGGCGGCGCGCGCGCATGTCGAAATGGCGACCCCTTTGGTCGAAGCGGCGCTGGCCGACGCGGGGCTGAAGCTTTCGGATGTCGATGCGATCGCGGCGACGGCGGGGCCGGGGCTGATCGGCGGCGTGATGGTGGGGCTGATGACGGGCAAGGCGCTCGCTCACGCCGCCGGCAAGCCACTGATCGCGGTCAATCATCTGGAGGGGCATGCGCTGTCACCGCGCCTTGCCGATCCCGATCTGCAATTTCCCTATCTGCTGCTGCTCGCCTCGGGCGGGCATTGCCAGCTGCTGCTCGTGCGCGGCGTGGGCGATTATAGCCGCCTTGCGACCACGATCGACGATGCGGCGGGCGAGGCGTTCGACAAGACCGCCAAGCTGCTCGGCCTCGGCTTTCCCGGCGGCCCCGCGGTCGAGGCGGCGGCGCGTGAGGGCGATCCCAAGGCGGTGAAGCTGCCCCGCCCGCTGGTCGGCACGGCCGAACCGCATTTCTCCTTCGCGGGCCTCAAGAGCGCGGTGCTGCGCGCGCGCGATGCCGGCATTCACAAGCCGGCCGATATCGCCGCGTCCTTCCAGCAGGCGGTGGTCGATTGCCTGATCGATCGGACCCGCCGCGCGATCGAGCGCGCCGACGGGGCGACCGCGCTGGTCGTTGCGGGCGGTGTCGCCGCCAACGAAGCGGTGCGGAGGGCGCTGTCGCGGCTGGCGGCGGACAATGGACTGCGTTTCGTGGCGCCGCCTTTGTGGCTGTGCACCGATAATGGCGCGATGATCGCCTGGGCGGGAGCCGAGCGCTTCGCCGCGGGTTTGACCGATGGAATGGAGACGCCGGCGCGCGCGCGCTGGCCGCTCGATCCCAATGCCGAAAAGGCGCGGGGAGCAGGGGTTAAGGCATGAGCTTTCAGAAACTGGGCGTGATCGGCGGCGGCGCCTGGGGCACCGCGATGGCGCAGGTGATCGCCTCGGACGGGTCCGACGTCCTCCTGTGGGCGCGCGAGGCCGAGGTGGTCGATGCGGTCAACGCGACCCATTCGAACCCCTTGTTCCTGCCGGTCATCCCGCTGTCGCCCAAGATCCGCGCGACCGGCTCGCTCGCCGATCTGGCGGATTGCGACGCGCTGGTCATCGTCGTGCCCGCGCAATTCCTGCGGTCGGTGCTGGCGGAGCTGCCGGCGGGCGACGCGCCGTTGATCCTGTGCGCCAAGGGGATCGAGGCAGGAACGCAGTTGCTGATGTCCGAAGTCGCCGCCGAAGTCCGGCCCGGATCGCCGATCGCGGTGCTCTCCGGCCCCACCTTCGCGCATGAGGTTGCGGCGGGGCAGCCGACCGCGATTACTTTGGCCTGCGCCGATGCGGAGATTGGCCGCGCGCTGGCGACCCGGCTCGCGCGGCCCGGCTTCCGCCCTTATTCGAGCGACGATGTTGTCGGCGCCGAAATCGGCGGTGCGGTGAAGAACGTTCTCGCCATCGCCTGCGGCGTCGTCGAGGGTGCGGGGCTGGGGCAGAATGCGCGTGCGGCGTTGATCAGCCGGGGCTTTGCCGAAATGGTCCGCTTCGGGCTGGCGCGCGGCGCGCGGATCGAAACGCTGACGGGGCTCGCGGGCCTGGGCGACCTCGTCCTCACCTGCTCGTCGACCAGCAGCCGCAATTTCTCGCTGGGCAAGGGGCTGGGCGAGGGCGTGCCCGCGTCCGAATTGCTCGCCGATCGCCGCACCGTGGCCGAAGGTGCCGCGACCGCGCCGGTGCTGGCCGAAGCCGCCAAGGCGACGGGTGTCGAGATGCCGATAGTCAGCGCGGTCAACGCTTTGCTCGCCGGGGAGGCGAGCGTGCGCACGGTGGTCGATCAACTATTGGCGCGGCCGCTCCGGGCCGAAGGCGCCTGATACGTCGCCCCGGCGGTGGCCGGGGCGGAGTTGGCCGTCTTAGTTCGGATTGTCCGCGGTGCCGCCGCCCTGGCTGACGCCGCCGACTCGGCCGATATTGCCGAACAGTTCGGAGAAGAAGCCGCGGTCGCGGCCCAGCGTCGGCGTCTTGTCGCCATAGAGCGAGACGCGGGCGACCTTTTCCATCCCCGCCCGCTCGACCGATGCGACGTTACCCTTTGCGTCGAAATGGACGATCAGGGTCATCTGGCTGACGGGGCGCGGATTGCGGAAAGCGATCTGGCGGGTGTCGCGGGCGATATAATACCAGGTCTTGTCGCCATCGAACTGCCCGGCAAAGCTCGGGCGGCCCAGCGTCTTCGACACCGATTCGCGATTGTCGACGCCCGGCTGCACCGTGCCGATCAGCGTGCTGTCGACCACATAACCCTTGTGATCGCGGATGCGCGCGCATGCCCCGGACAGGCCGGCGAGGGCGATCGCAGCGCAGATCGCCGCGGCGCGCGACAGCTTGATGGACATGCGAAACTCCCTGGGAAACCGACTCTATACGCACGAACCATTGCGCCCGACGCGAAGCGCCTCAATATGCTGCGCCGATAGGGCGTGGCAAGATGGCCGCGCACGGCAGAGAATAAGAAGGACGATCCCGGTGAATCTGGTGAAGAAGCTGCTGACGCGGCGTGACCCGCGAACGCAGTTCATCCCGCTCTACAATTCGGTGGTGCAGACCGCGCGTCAGCCGTGGTGGTATGCCGAGGCCGGCGTGCCCGATACGCTCGACGGCCGGTTCGACATGATTGCGGCGGTGCTGTCGCTGTTGCTGATCCGGCTGGAGGCCGAAGGCAATCCGGGGCTGGAGCCGGTCGCGCGCCTCACCGAAATCTTCATCGACGATATGGACGGGCAACTGCGCCAGATCGGCATCGGCGATGTCGTGGTGGGCAAGCAGATCGGCCGGATGATCTCGGCCGTCGGCGGCCGGCTGACCGCCTATCGCGAGGCGATGAGTTCGGACGAGGGGCTGGAACCCGCGCTGATCCGCAATCTGTGGCGGGGTGAGCCGGGGCCGGATGCGAAGCCGGCGATGGTCGCCGAAGCGATGCTCGCGCTCGCCGCGCGGCTGGCCGAAACCGACTGGCCGACGTTGCGCGCGCAGGGACTGCCGACCGCATGACCCCCGAATTCTCCCGAACCTACCGGATCGACACGCTGGGCGAAGGCGCGCGCGATGTCGCGATCGAAGCCGACGAAAGCGAGCGCGCGAAGCTGGCGGGCCGCTTCGGCCTGATCTCGGTCGATCGGCTGGTCGCCAAAGCGTCGATCAGCGCTAAGGCCGGCGTCATCACCGCCGAAGGGACGATCGATGCCGCGGTCGTCCAGGCCTGCGTCGCGAGCGGTGCGCCGATCCCTGCGACGGTCAACGAGCCGTTCGTGCTGAAATTCGTCGCCGCTGTCGGCAATGGCACGGCCGACGAGGAGATCGAGCTGAGCGAGTCCGATTGCGACATCGTCGAATATGAAGGCGGCGCGATCGATCTGGGCGAAGCGGTTGCCGAGACGATGGCGCTCGCGCTCGACCCCTTCCCCCGCGCGCCGGACGCCGATGAGGTGCTGAAGGCGGCGGGTGTGTTGGGCGAAGGCGAGACCGGGCCGTTCGCAGCGCTCAAGGCGCTGAAGGACAAGCTGGGCTAGCGGGAACTCAGTCAGGCGCCCGCGCCAGTCGCAGGACGGCAAAGCCGGTGATCGCCGACAGGATCGATCCGGCCAGCACGCCGATCTTGACCTCGTCGATCAGGATCGGATCGCTGAAGGCGAGGCCGCCGATGAACAGGCTCATCGTAAAGCCGATCCCGCACAGCAGGGCGACGCCATAAACCTGCGTCCAGCTCGCGCCGCCCGGCCGCCCGGCCCAGCCGAGCGCGACGGCGGTGCGGACGCTGGCGAAGATGCCGATCTGCTTGCCCAGGAACAGGCCCAGCGCCACCGCGACGGGCAACGGCGCGAAGACCTGCGCCCATCCGATCCCGCCCAGTGCGACGCCGGCATTGGCGAAGCCGAACAGCGGAACGATCGCGAAGGCGACCCACGGATGCAGCGCATGTTCGAGCCGGTGGAGCGGCGATGCCGCATCTTCGGGCGCAGCCGGCGATGGCGTCAGCGGGATGGTGAGCGCGGCGGCCACCCCCGCGATTGTCGCATGCACGCCGGACATATAGGTCGCGATCCACAGCGGCACGGCGAGCAGCGCATAGGGCCATAGCCGCGTCACGCCGATCCGGTTCAATCCCCACATCGCGGCCAGGCAGATCGCGGCAGCAAGCAAGGCGGGGCCGCTGATGCTGGGCGTATAGGCGATTGCGATGATCGCTACCGCGCCCATATCGTCGACGATCGCCACCGTCGTCAGGAACAGCTTGAGCGACGCGGGCGCGCGGCTGCCCAGCAGCGCCAGCACCCCGATCGCGAAAGCGATGTCGGTGGCGGACGGGATCGCCCAGCCGCGCGCCGCGCCGCCGTCGAACCCCGCAATGCCCAGATAGACGAGCGCGGGCACGATCATCCCCGCCCCCGCCGCGACGAAGGGCAGAATGCGATCGGACCATTGCGACAGATGCCCGTCGAGGAACTCGCGTTTGATCTCCAGCCCGACCAGCAGGAAGAACAGCGCCATCGCCGCATCGTTGATCCAGTGATGGACCGACAACGGCCCCGCCTTGGCATGGAGCAGGTGGAAATAGGAATCGGCCAGCGGGCTGTTCGCGACGATCATCGCGGCCGCCGCCGACAGGATCAGGACGATGCCGCCGGCCGCTTCGGTGTGCAAAAAATGGCGGATCGCGGAAATGGGACGCATCTGCATGCGACCGACCTAACCAGCGGGGGCGCAGGGGACAACAAAAGTCGGTCCTCCGGTGGTCGATTTTCGCCGCGAATCCGATGGGATCAAAGAGTTAATGGACAGGACAGCCGGCAGGACATAGCGATTTGCACCGTCCTATGGGGAATGTTGCGTGCGTAAGCGGATGATCGGCCGGGCGGTTCTGATATCGGCCATCCTGACCGCCTTGATCTTCATCGTCTGGACGACGTTCGTGCTGTGGATCGCCAGTGCCGAACCGGTGGTGAACGTCGATCGCGGCGGTGCGGATCGGGTTGGGGCGGTGCATTTCGGCGGGCCGGACAAGCCGGTCGGCGCGCTCAGCAATCTGCTCGCCCGGCGGATCGCGGCGGTGCCCGCCGGCGGATCGATATACTGGGCGACCTATTATTTCCGCGACCGCGATCTGGCGCGCGCGCTGGTCGCGGCGCAGCGGCGCGGGGTGCATGTGCTGCTGGTCGTCGATGGCGATCCCCGGCTGGAAACCGCGAACGACGCCGCGCTCGCGATCCTGCGCAGGCTGGGCAAGGGGCTGGTCGTCCGGCCCGAGCCGATCGAGCCGTTCGATCAACTGAGCGGCAAGCTCCACACCAAAATCTATGCGTTCGACAGCCCGGCCGGGCGCGTCGCGATGATCGGATCGTTCAACCCGTCGGGCGACGAAGGCACCGACAAGGCGACGCTCGACGAGATTGGCGATCAGGATCGCGGCCACAATATGCTGATCGACGTGATCAGCCCCGGACTGGTCGACACGCTGATCGATCAGGTGAAGCTGCTGGGCGCGCGCGGCGGCACGATCGACCGGTTCGACGCGCATGAAAACCGCATCTATCGCGATCGCGACACCGCGCTCTATTTCTACCCGCGCCTGCGCGCCGACATTGTCGAGGATGAGGTCGACCGGCTCGATCGCGGCGATCGCCTGTGGGCGGCGATTTCGCATCTGAAAGGCGACATGGTCGGCCGGCTCGCGCGGGCCGCGAAGCGCGGGGCGGAAATCCTGCTGGTCGTCCACGATACCGAACGGCGGGTGCCGGAGGTTTCGGTGCGCCGGCTGAGCGCGGCGGGCGTCCATATCCGCCGCTATCGCCATCCGGAAGCACTGCCGATGCACGCCAAGTTCATCGTTGTCGAACGCGACGGCGGCTTCACCAGCTATACGGGCAGCCTGAACTACAACCGCAATTCGCGGCTGTTGAACGACGAGGTGCTGATGGCGTCACGCGATCCGCAACTCGCGCTGACATTGCTGGGCCGCCTTGCCGAGATCGAGACGGAGATCAGCGGCAATTATGCGGGGCGGGCCGCGACGACCCGCCCCGTTAACCCTTAAAGGCGACGCGCCTCGACGCGGCGGTTGCCGGCGCCGGCAGGATCGGAAGCATTGGCCGGCTTGTCGAAGCCCCAGCCATTCACTTCGAGTCGCGACGGCGCGACGCCCAGATCGCCCAGCAGCGAGGCGACGGCCTGCGCACGTTCCTTCGACAGCTGGACATTATAGTCGCGATTGCCGACGGCATTGGTGTGCCCGTCGATCGCGAAGCGCATGCTCGACAATGCCGGCGTCTGCAGCGCCTTGGCGAAGACGCGGATGTTGGCGATCGCCTGCGGCGTCAGCGCCGACGAGGCATTTTCGAAGGTGATCAGCAGATCCTTGCGCGCCGGCGGCAAGGGCTTCGGCGGGGCATAGGCCTTCTTGACCGGCTGTGCGGCGGGCGAACCGCCGCCCGGCGTCACGCCGACGCCCTTGTTATTGGTGCGGCCGACCGAAAAGCCGCGCGTCGCGCTGGTGCGCGGGCCCTTGGCGGGGGTGGCTTCATCGGCGCATTCGGCGGGCG
Protein-coding sequences here:
- the nhaA gene encoding Na+/H+ antiporter NhaA, translating into MQMRPISAIRHFLHTEAAGGIVLILSAAAAMIVANSPLADSYFHLLHAKAGPLSVHHWINDAAMALFFLLVGLEIKREFLDGHLSQWSDRILPFVAAGAGMIVPALVYLGIAGFDGGAARGWAIPSATDIAFAIGVLALLGSRAPASLKLFLTTVAIVDDMGAVAIIAIAYTPSISGPALLAAAICLAAMWGLNRIGVTRLWPYALLAVPLWIATYMSGVHATIAGVAAALTIPLTPSPAAPEDAASPLHRLEHALHPWVAFAIVPLFGFANAGVALGGIGWAQVFAPLPVAVALGLFLGKQIGIFASVRTAVALGWAGRPGGASWTQVYGVALLCGIGFTMSLFIGGLAFSDPILIDEVKIGVLAGSILSAITGFAVLRLARAPD
- a CDS encoding NAD(P)H-dependent glycerol-3-phosphate dehydrogenase, translating into MSFQKLGVIGGGAWGTAMAQVIASDGSDVLLWAREAEVVDAVNATHSNPLFLPVIPLSPKIRATGSLADLADCDALVIVVPAQFLRSVLAELPAGDAPLILCAKGIEAGTQLLMSEVAAEVRPGSPIAVLSGPTFAHEVAAGQPTAITLACADAEIGRALATRLARPGFRPYSSDDVVGAEIGGAVKNVLAIACGVVEGAGLGQNARAALISRGFAEMVRFGLARGARIETLTGLAGLGDLVLTCSSTSSRNFSLGKGLGEGVPASELLADRRTVAEGAATAPVLAEAAKATGVEMPIVSAVNALLAGEASVRTVVDQLLARPLRAEGA
- the tsaD gene encoding tRNA (adenosine(37)-N6)-threonylcarbamoyltransferase complex transferase subunit TsaD; the protein is MAIILGIESSCDETAAALVGSDRRILAHRLAGQEAAHRPFGGVVPELAARAHVEMATPLVEAALADAGLKLSDVDAIAATAGPGLIGGVMVGLMTGKALAHAAGKPLIAVNHLEGHALSPRLADPDLQFPYLLLLASGGHCQLLLVRGVGDYSRLATTIDDAAGEAFDKTAKLLGLGFPGGPAVEAAAREGDPKAVKLPRPLVGTAEPHFSFAGLKSAVLRARDAGIHKPADIAASFQQAVVDCLIDRTRRAIERADGATALVVAGGVAANEAVRRALSRLAADNGLRFVAPPLWLCTDNGAMIAWAGAERFAAGLTDGMETPARARWPLDPNAEKARGAGVKA
- a CDS encoding outer membrane protein assembly factor BamE, whose product is MSIKLSRAAAICAAIALAGLSGACARIRDHKGYVVDSTLIGTVQPGVDNRESVSKTLGRPSFAGQFDGDKTWYYIARDTRQIAFRNPRPVSQMTLIVHFDAKGNVASVERAGMEKVARVSLYGDKTPTLGRDRGFFSELFGNIGRVGGVSQGGGTADNPN
- a CDS encoding FxDxF family PEP-CTERM protein → MGQVALRRLFAIFSALLMAAPMPAKAAVFLTFNGTTGVFGNDLADNPTFTDTIDLGALPVGWMISATISSTYQDGLQDAQDIDFTSVTLNGQSFDIGTTGQNEFRFINNAVAQGTTNLFQISGTSGTNSSYSGTINVAPVPEPATWAMLICGFGMIAMTLRRSWRKAGAVLEAV
- a CDS encoding OmpA family protein, coding for MRIKLQATLVLIAFAAAPLGAQQAQYSVEDIQKSFAVDCSSVDPANPPAECADEATPAKGPRTSATRGFSVGRTNNKGVGVTPGGGSPAAQPVKKAYAPPKPLPPARKDLLITFENASSALTPQAIANIRVFAKALQTPALSSMRFAIDGHTNAVGNRDYNVQLSKERAQAVASLLGDLGVAPSRLEVNGWGFDKPANASDPAGAGNRRVEARRL
- the hemC gene encoding hydroxymethylbilane synthase, with translation MTTPPRSDRPLRLGTRGSPLALTQARMVIAALRDAHGWGEGAIEIVEIKTSGDRIQDRKLAEVGGKALWTKELDRALTEGEIDFAVHSMKDVETIRPAEIVIAAMLERADVRDKLIGVESIADLPEGARVGTSSPRRSAQILRARPDASIVLFRGNVDTRLRKLSEGEADATLLAAAGLDRLGRDGVGHVVRVEEMLPAPAQGAVGIETLAANTEMRTLLAAIDHAPTHACVAVERALLAALGGDCRSPIAALAIESGDGIHLRAEILTEDGAEHVADDAMLRADAAEADAKALAARMLDAASPALRSLFAGS
- a CDS encoding phospholipase D-like domain-containing protein, yielding MRKRMIGRAVLISAILTALIFIVWTTFVLWIASAEPVVNVDRGGADRVGAVHFGGPDKPVGALSNLLARRIAAVPAGGSIYWATYYFRDRDLARALVAAQRRGVHVLLVVDGDPRLETANDAALAILRRLGKGLVVRPEPIEPFDQLSGKLHTKIYAFDSPAGRVAMIGSFNPSGDEGTDKATLDEIGDQDRGHNMLIDVISPGLVDTLIDQVKLLGARGGTIDRFDAHENRIYRDRDTALYFYPRLRADIVEDEVDRLDRGDRLWAAISHLKGDMVGRLARAAKRGAEILLVVHDTERRVPEVSVRRLSAAGVHIRRYRHPEALPMHAKFIVVERDGGFTSYTGSLNYNRNSRLLNDEVLMASRDPQLALTLLGRLAEIETEISGNYAGRAATTRPVNP
- a CDS encoding ubiquinol-cytochrome C chaperone family protein, which gives rise to MNLVKKLLTRRDPRTQFIPLYNSVVQTARQPWWYAEAGVPDTLDGRFDMIAAVLSLLLIRLEAEGNPGLEPVARLTEIFIDDMDGQLRQIGIGDVVVGKQIGRMISAVGGRLTAYREAMSSDEGLEPALIRNLWRGEPGPDAKPAMVAEAMLALAARLAETDWPTLRAQGLPTA
- a CDS encoding YceD family protein, producing the protein MTPEFSRTYRIDTLGEGARDVAIEADESERAKLAGRFGLISVDRLVAKASISAKAGVITAEGTIDAAVVQACVASGAPIPATVNEPFVLKFVAAVGNGTADEEIELSESDCDIVEYEGGAIDLGEAVAETMALALDPFPRAPDADEVLKAAGVLGEGETGPFAALKALKDKLG